A section of the Mesorhizobium loti genome encodes:
- the amaB gene encoding L-piperidine-6-carboxylate dehydrogenase, which translates to MTIAKETAELLAKLGVAREALVGGDLIVKSPVTGEEVAALKTISPADAARSIDAAHKAFQSWRLVPGPKRGELVRLLGEELRIHKAELGRLVSIEVGKIPSEGLGEVQEMIDICDFAVGLSRQLYGLTIATERPGHRMMETWHPLGVVGVISAFNFPVAVWSWNAALALVCGDAVVWKPSEKTPLTALACEAIFARAVKRFGADAPQGLLQVLIGDRAVGEVLVDHPKVPLVSATGSTRMGREVGPRLAKRFARAVLELGGNNAGIVAPSADLDMALRAIAFGAMGTAGQRCTTLRRLFVHESVYDALLPRLKKAYQSVSVGNPLETSSLVGPLIDKAAYEAMQKALTEATAHGGKVTGGTRVENGHPDAYYVHPALVEMPKQVSPVTEETFAPILYVMKYSDFDAVLDEHNAVGAGLSSSIFTRDLQESERFLGVDGSDCGIANVNIGTSGAEIGGAFGGEKETGGGRESGSDAWKAYMRRATNTVNYSKALPLAQGVSFDID; encoded by the coding sequence ATGACCATAGCCAAGGAAACGGCCGAGCTTCTGGCGAAACTGGGTGTTGCCAGGGAGGCGCTTGTCGGCGGCGACCTCATCGTGAAGAGCCCGGTGACGGGTGAAGAGGTCGCGGCGCTGAAGACGATCTCGCCGGCCGATGCGGCCAGGTCGATCGATGCCGCGCACAAGGCGTTCCAGTCCTGGCGGCTGGTGCCGGGTCCCAAGCGCGGCGAACTGGTGCGGCTGCTCGGCGAGGAATTGCGTATCCACAAGGCCGAGCTTGGCCGGCTGGTGTCGATCGAGGTCGGCAAGATCCCGTCCGAGGGGCTCGGCGAAGTGCAGGAGATGATCGACATCTGCGATTTCGCTGTCGGTCTGTCGCGCCAATTGTACGGCCTCACGATCGCCACTGAGCGCCCCGGCCATCGCATGATGGAAACCTGGCACCCGCTCGGCGTCGTCGGCGTCATTTCCGCCTTCAACTTCCCGGTCGCGGTGTGGTCGTGGAACGCAGCGCTGGCACTGGTCTGCGGTGACGCGGTGGTGTGGAAGCCGTCGGAGAAGACGCCGCTGACCGCACTTGCCTGCGAGGCGATCTTTGCGCGCGCCGTCAAGCGTTTCGGCGCCGACGCGCCGCAGGGCCTGCTGCAGGTGCTGATCGGCGACCGTGCCGTCGGCGAAGTCCTGGTGGATCATCCCAAGGTGCCGCTGGTGTCGGCTACCGGCTCGACGCGCATGGGCAGGGAGGTCGGGCCGCGGCTGGCCAAGCGCTTTGCGCGCGCGGTGCTGGAACTCGGCGGCAACAATGCCGGCATCGTGGCGCCCAGCGCCGACCTCGACATGGCGCTGCGGGCGATTGCCTTCGGCGCCATGGGCACGGCCGGGCAGCGCTGCACGACGCTGCGGCGCCTGTTCGTGCATGAGAGTGTCTATGACGCGCTGCTGCCGCGGCTGAAGAAGGCCTATCAGAGCGTTTCGGTCGGCAATCCGCTGGAGACGTCCTCGCTGGTCGGGCCGCTGATCGACAAGGCTGCCTACGAGGCCATGCAGAAGGCGCTCACTGAAGCCACCGCCCATGGCGGCAAGGTGACCGGCGGCACGCGGGTGGAAAACGGTCATCCCGATGCCTATTACGTGCATCCCGCCCTTGTCGAAATGCCGAAGCAGGTCTCGCCGGTGACCGAAGAGACCTTCGCGCCGATCCTCTATGTGATGAAATATTCGGATTTCGACGCCGTGCTCGACGAGCACAATGCGGTGGGTGCGGGCCTGTCGTCGTCGATCTTCACGCGCGACCTGCAGGAATCGGAGCGCTTCCTCGGCGTTGACGGTTCGGACTGCGGTATCGCCAACGTCAACATCGGCACGTCGGGGGCCGAGATCGGCGGTGCCTTCGGCGGCGAAAAGGAAACCGGCGGCGGCCGCGAGAGCGGCTCCGACGCCTGGAAGGCCTATATGCGGCGCGCCACCAACACGGTGAACTATTCCAAGGCGCTGCCGCTGGCCCAGGGCGTCTCATTCGACATCGACTGA
- a CDS encoding SDR family NAD(P)-dependent oxidoreductase: MIAYDFTGRHAVVAGAGGGMGEAITLALLDAGASVTAIDVKARPASLAAYDDRLTFAQGDLTDAAFVEQVVNTAGRERGGIDYLANVAGVLWFGRDKSALEMDLDVWDEVFNINLKSFVHTARSVVPHMRSGGRGGAMVHFSTIQWYRGDANPQDAYQASKAGVCALSKSLAMQLAGERIRSNAICPGMALTPLQARWDTEEKRSAVASYAPLGRIGTPQDMANAALFLLSDAASYITGIELAVDGGLLMRM; this comes from the coding sequence ATGATCGCTTACGATTTCACCGGCAGGCATGCGGTGGTCGCCGGCGCGGGCGGCGGCATGGGCGAGGCGATCACGCTGGCCCTGCTCGATGCCGGCGCCTCCGTCACCGCCATCGACGTCAAGGCCCGTCCGGCGTCGCTGGCCGCCTATGACGACAGGCTCACCTTCGCGCAGGGCGATCTGACCGACGCCGCCTTCGTCGAACAGGTCGTCAACACGGCGGGCCGCGAACGCGGCGGCATCGACTATCTCGCCAATGTCGCAGGCGTGCTGTGGTTCGGCCGTGACAAGTCGGCGCTCGAAATGGACCTCGACGTCTGGGACGAGGTCTTCAACATCAACTTGAAATCCTTCGTCCACACCGCACGCTCGGTCGTTCCGCATATGCGCTCGGGCGGGCGCGGCGGCGCCATGGTGCATTTCTCGACCATCCAGTGGTATCGCGGCGACGCCAATCCACAGGACGCCTACCAGGCCTCGAAGGCAGGTGTGTGCGCGCTCTCCAAATCACTCGCCATGCAGCTCGCCGGTGAGCGCATCCGCTCCAACGCCATCTGCCCCGGCATGGCGTTGACGCCTTTGCAGGCGCGCTGGGACACCGAGGAAAAGCGCTCGGCCGTGGCGAGCTACGCACCGCTCGGCCGCATCGGCACGCCGCAGGACATGGCCAACGCCGCGCTGTTCCTCCTCTCCGACGCGGCAAGCTACATCACCGGCATCGAGCTTGCCGTCGATGGCGGCCTGTTGATGCGCATGTAG
- a CDS encoding aldehyde dehydrogenase family protein, which translates to MNLHSGARTFSVTSPVDGSTYTTRAYADGVAIETALSRARAALPSWRRTPLAERLAILLRFGEEMKARATPLAEMVAWQIGRPLWQADETPRLALVGELLAGVAPETLADVAYPSDENIRRYAKPVAGGLHLSICAWNYPTAMLGYLVTSPLAAGNVVIFKHSPQTPLIAELAEDAFHAAGGPEGVFQSLHLDHADAEKLIASGAFNAVNFIGSVNGGRRVHAAAAGTFTQVHLELGGKDPTYVRADADIEATIPQIAEGTYSNAGQSCCSVERIYVDKAIHDRFVEALVAETAKWTIGHPFDEKPMVGPVVRASAADTIRGLTDSAVRAGARRLMPRDGALKASGLGPAYVAPEVLVGVDHTMQIMRDELFGPVACIQPVGSDDEAIRLMNDSDFGLSASIWTRDIERGVALLDEVEAGTVYLNRCDHADLHLPWGGIKNSGLGRTNGRAGLAEATAAKAYHVRSVIG; encoded by the coding sequence ATGAACCTGCATTCCGGCGCGCGGACCTTTTCCGTGACTTCTCCCGTCGACGGCTCGACCTACACGACGCGCGCTTATGCGGACGGGGTGGCGATCGAGACCGCGCTGAGCCGGGCACGTGCCGCGCTACCGTCGTGGCGGCGCACGCCGCTGGCCGAGCGGCTGGCGATCCTGCTGCGCTTCGGCGAGGAAATGAAAGCGCGGGCAACGCCGCTCGCTGAAATGGTGGCGTGGCAGATCGGCAGGCCGCTGTGGCAGGCCGATGAGACGCCGCGCCTGGCACTGGTTGGCGAACTGCTGGCCGGCGTCGCACCGGAAACGCTGGCCGATGTGGCGTATCCTTCGGACGAAAACATCCGCCGCTACGCCAAGCCCGTGGCAGGTGGCCTGCATCTGTCGATCTGCGCCTGGAACTACCCGACCGCCATGCTCGGCTACCTCGTGACGTCGCCGCTCGCGGCCGGGAATGTCGTGATCTTCAAGCATTCGCCGCAGACGCCGCTGATCGCCGAACTGGCCGAGGATGCCTTCCATGCCGCCGGTGGCCCGGAAGGTGTCTTCCAGAGCCTGCACCTCGACCATGCCGATGCCGAGAAGCTGATCGCGTCGGGTGCCTTCAACGCGGTGAATTTCATCGGCTCGGTCAATGGCGGAAGGCGTGTCCATGCGGCCGCCGCCGGCACCTTCACACAGGTGCATCTCGAACTCGGCGGCAAGGACCCGACCTATGTCAGGGCCGATGCCGATATCGAGGCGACGATCCCGCAGATCGCCGAGGGCACCTACTCCAATGCCGGCCAGTCCTGCTGCTCGGTCGAGCGCATCTATGTCGACAAGGCGATCCACGACCGCTTCGTCGAAGCCCTGGTCGCCGAGACGGCCAAATGGACCATCGGCCATCCCTTCGACGAGAAGCCGATGGTCGGCCCCGTGGTGCGGGCAAGTGCGGCCGACACCATTCGCGGTCTCACTGACAGCGCGGTGCGGGCAGGGGCCAGGCGCCTGATGCCGCGGGACGGCGCGCTCAAGGCCTCCGGCCTTGGTCCAGCCTATGTCGCGCCGGAGGTGCTGGTGGGTGTCGATCACACCATGCAGATCATGCGCGACGAACTGTTCGGGCCGGTGGCCTGCATCCAGCCGGTCGGCAGCGACGACGAGGCGATCCGCCTGATGAACGACAGCGATTTCGGGCTGAGCGCCTCGATCTGGACCAGGGATATCGAGCGCGGCGTGGCGCTGCTTGACGAAGTCGAGGCCGGCACCGTCTATCTCAACCGCTGCGATCATGCCGACCTGCATCTGCCCTGGGGCGGCATCAAGAACTCCGGCCTTGGCCGCACCAATGGCCGAGCTGGACTGGCGGAGGCGACAGCGGCTAAGGCCTATCATGTCCGCTCCGTCATCGGCTGA
- a CDS encoding N-formylglutamate amidohydrolase, whose translation MNGPGLAGLDDAAIAALAAAGVERLHIDAASPYLLIAEHAGHVVPAPWHDLGLPGDYLGTHFAVDIGIDALTRRLSRMLRAPAVIAHYSRLFLDYNRPAGEWDFMRPDLGGIPVPGNVAPDATDVRLRKSIAWAPVEQAIVEAAAGRQALVSVHSFTPVMGGVRRNVDIGVLWREPSAFVTSVLKTLGAHGAEAGLRISDNEPYDWRQAIGYTLNRHGLEQGRPCLYLEVRNDLLSDPETFELVSRTLETVFATVAMSLWPKPAVAV comes from the coding sequence ATGAACGGTCCCGGCCTTGCAGGGCTTGACGATGCGGCCATCGCCGCGCTGGCCGCGGCCGGCGTCGAGCGGCTGCACATCGATGCCGCCAGCCCCTACCTGCTGATCGCCGAGCACGCCGGCCATGTCGTGCCCGCGCCCTGGCATGACCTTGGCCTGCCAGGGGACTATCTCGGCACGCATTTCGCGGTCGACATCGGCATCGACGCCTTGACGCGCCGGCTGTCGCGCATGTTGCGGGCGCCGGCCGTTATCGCGCACTATTCGCGGCTGTTCCTGGACTACAACAGGCCGGCCGGCGAGTGGGACTTCATGCGCCCGGATCTCGGCGGCATCCCGGTGCCCGGCAATGTCGCGCCGGATGCCACCGATGTCAGGCTGCGCAAGTCCATCGCCTGGGCGCCGGTCGAACAGGCAATCGTCGAGGCCGCGGCCGGCAGGCAGGCGCTGGTCTCTGTGCATTCCTTCACCCCGGTTATGGGCGGTGTCAGGCGCAATGTCGACATTGGCGTCTTGTGGCGGGAGCCGTCCGCCTTTGTCACCTCAGTGCTGAAGACCCTAGGCGCGCACGGTGCGGAAGCAGGCCTGAGGATCAGCGACAACGAACCCTATGACTGGCGCCAGGCGATCGGCTACACGCTGAACCGGCACGGGCTGGAGCAGGGCAGGCCTTGCCTCTACCTCGAGGTCCGCAACGACCTGCTTTCCGATCCGGAAACATTCGAGCTTGTCAGCCGCACGCTCGAGACCGTCTTCGCAACTGTTGCGATGTCGCTATGGCCGAAACCAGCCGTAGCCGTCTAA
- a CDS encoding helix-turn-helix domain-containing protein — protein sequence MQGNVGSKIRDARKEQNITLRDLSERSGLSVSQLSKLENGKARLTVDVALMIAGVLHVPVASFLFSPKPGMQARRSITRAGSGILHQGNAMEFEVLCSDFRDKTNIFWRVTLRAKSFEENGGWRSHSGEEFIHVLSGSLELHTIHYDPTVLLPGDSILFDGEMQHAYIALGDEPVVMLMSNTVPRDGLPAGAGI from the coding sequence ATGCAGGGCAATGTGGGCAGCAAGATCCGCGACGCGCGCAAGGAGCAGAATATCACGCTGCGCGATCTCAGCGAACGCTCCGGCCTTTCCGTGTCGCAACTGTCGAAACTCGAGAACGGCAAGGCGCGGCTGACGGTCGATGTCGCGTTGATGATCGCCGGCGTGCTGCATGTGCCGGTGGCTTCCTTCCTGTTCAGTCCCAAGCCCGGCATGCAGGCACGCCGTTCCATCACGCGCGCCGGCAGCGGCATCCTGCACCAGGGCAATGCCATGGAATTCGAGGTCTTGTGCAGCGATTTCCGCGACAAGACCAACATTTTCTGGCGCGTCACGCTGCGCGCGAAGAGTTTTGAGGAGAATGGCGGCTGGCGCAGCCATTCGGGCGAAGAGTTCATCCACGTGCTGAGCGGCAGCTTGGAACTGCACACGATCCACTATGATCCGACGGTGCTGCTGCCAGGCGACAGCATCCTCTTCGACGGCGAAATGCAGCACGCCTATATCGCGCTTGGTGACGAGCCCGTCGTCATGCTCATGTCGAACACGGTGCCGCGCGACGGGCTTCCCGCCGGCGCTGGAATTTGA
- a CDS encoding ABC transporter ATP-binding protein, whose protein sequence is MLSVEAVSKTFGGVQALRNASLSCEAGEILGLIGPNGAGKSTLVNAISGVLKPDTGSVRLGGQEITGHGPEHCARAGVARTFQTIRLFKDLTVRQNVEVAHITCRAVRPDAAARIGIDQLLAQYQLDGFADVPAGTLSYGSQRRLEIARALALGPSLLLLDEPAAGLNEGESETLAVAIEGIRSDVGCATIVIDHDLRFINRLCDRLCVMDQGQVIASGETEEVWRDPRVIEVYVGQSATS, encoded by the coding sequence ATGCTGTCGGTTGAGGCAGTCAGCAAGACCTTTGGCGGCGTACAGGCATTGCGCAATGCGTCGCTGTCGTGTGAGGCCGGCGAAATCCTCGGCCTGATCGGCCCCAATGGCGCGGGGAAATCCACCCTGGTCAATGCCATCTCCGGCGTGCTCAAGCCCGATACCGGGAGTGTCCGGCTGGGAGGCCAGGAGATCACCGGCCATGGTCCCGAGCATTGCGCCCGGGCGGGGGTCGCGCGCACCTTCCAGACCATCCGCCTGTTCAAGGATCTGACCGTCAGGCAGAATGTCGAGGTCGCCCATATCACCTGCCGGGCGGTTCGCCCGGATGCGGCGGCGCGCATCGGCATCGACCAGTTGCTCGCCCAGTATCAGCTCGATGGGTTTGCCGACGTCCCGGCCGGCACGCTGTCCTATGGCAGCCAGCGCCGGCTCGAAATCGCCAGAGCGCTGGCGTTGGGCCCATCGCTGCTTTTGCTCGACGAGCCGGCCGCGGGCCTCAACGAAGGCGAGTCCGAGACGCTGGCCGTGGCGATCGAAGGCATTCGCAGCGATGTCGGCTGCGCCACCATCGTCATCGACCACGATCTGCGCTTCATCAACCGGCTGTGCGACCGGCTCTGTGTCATGGACCAGGGCCAGGTGATCGCCTCCGGAGAGACCGAAGAGGTGTGGCGCGATCCGCGCGTCATCGAGGTTTATGTCGGGCAGTCCGCCACATCGTGA
- a CDS encoding ABC transporter substrate-binding protein has translation MEKMILGAAVVAAGLLQVAHAGAADLKIGLAVAMTGTYAPYSEAEGARCMADKLNKAAAAGDPKVELMIEDNRSDPQLSVSLGQKFLDAGAQIITGVPFPDALIPTAQIAAPYGATVFSAPNTQLEMQQAGLDNFIAGAVPDPINAAATANALYGKGARSVALMVSPDAGSYSEKLPEWFGEVFEHLGGKVVGKFNYSWGTTDWSPQIASIKALPQKPDAIHICGVLPDVGIFIRQLRANGYDGWVAGCDAFDDKSLEGTVGDPASLEKVMFATHGATGIDSPIDKFLAQCKADGYKINGIFDALGADMVQISYEAAKKSGTVEPAALRDAIRAPGGYPGTTAPTISFAEKKGYPVKAVPVMGFSNGKRVLITDTPPTFVPALN, from the coding sequence ATGGAGAAGATGATCTTGGGAGCCGCGGTCGTCGCGGCGGGGCTTTTGCAGGTGGCGCATGCCGGGGCCGCCGATCTGAAGATCGGGCTCGCCGTGGCGATGACCGGCACCTATGCACCTTACAGCGAAGCCGAAGGCGCACGCTGCATGGCCGACAAGCTGAACAAGGCGGCTGCGGCAGGCGATCCCAAGGTCGAGCTGATGATCGAGGACAACCGCTCCGACCCGCAGCTGTCGGTGTCGCTCGGCCAGAAGTTCCTCGATGCGGGCGCGCAGATCATCACCGGTGTGCCGTTCCCCGACGCGCTGATCCCGACCGCGCAGATCGCGGCACCCTACGGCGCTACCGTGTTTTCGGCGCCGAACACGCAGCTTGAAATGCAGCAGGCAGGGCTCGACAATTTCATCGCCGGCGCGGTGCCCGATCCGATCAACGCGGCGGCCACCGCCAACGCGCTTTACGGCAAGGGCGCGCGCAGCGTGGCATTGATGGTCTCGCCCGATGCCGGCTCCTATTCGGAAAAGCTGCCGGAATGGTTCGGCGAGGTGTTCGAGCATCTGGGCGGCAAGGTCGTCGGCAAGTTCAACTATTCCTGGGGCACCACCGACTGGTCGCCGCAGATCGCCAGCATCAAGGCACTGCCGCAGAAGCCGGACGCCATCCATATCTGCGGCGTGCTGCCCGATGTCGGGATCTTCATCCGCCAGCTGCGCGCCAATGGCTATGACGGCTGGGTCGCCGGCTGCGATGCCTTCGACGACAAGTCCCTGGAAGGCACGGTCGGCGATCCGGCGTCGCTGGAGAAGGTGATGTTCGCCACCCATGGCGCGACCGGCATCGACAGCCCGATCGACAAGTTCCTCGCCCAGTGCAAGGCCGACGGCTACAAGATCAACGGCATCTTCGACGCGCTCGGCGCCGACATGGTGCAGATCAGCTACGAGGCGGCCAAGAAATCCGGCACCGTCGAACCCGCCGCCTTGCGTGATGCGATCCGCGCACCGGGCGGCTATCCTGGCACCACCGCGCCTACCATCTCCTTCGCCGAGAAGAAGGGTTATCCGGTGAAAGCCGTACCGGTGATGGGCTTCTCCAACGGCAAGCGAGTGCTGATCACCGATACGCCGCCGACCTTCGTGCCGGCGCTGAACTGA
- a CDS encoding ABC transporter ATP-binding protein has translation MLSVDNLVVRYGAVSAVRDLSLKVGRGELVALLGPNGAGKSSTINALTGLVTPASGRIVLDGQDISRVRTEDRIRAGLTSTPEGRHIFANLTVGENLRLGAATRRDPKGVRGDIERFLALFPVLSERYGQAAGTLSGGEQQMLAIARSLMSRPKLLLLDEPSLGLAPKIVVQIFDFIGELKREGLTLLVVEQNAKQALRFADRVYVVSAGTLRYDGPPAELADEHGLFNLYIGG, from the coding sequence GTGCTGAGCGTCGACAATCTGGTCGTCCGCTACGGCGCGGTGAGCGCGGTGCGTGACCTCAGCCTGAAGGTCGGGCGGGGCGAACTTGTCGCCTTGCTCGGTCCCAACGGCGCCGGCAAGAGTTCGACGATCAACGCGCTGACCGGCCTGGTCACGCCGGCCTCCGGTCGCATCGTGCTTGACGGCCAGGACATCTCGCGTGTCCGCACCGAGGATCGTATCCGCGCCGGGCTGACCTCGACGCCCGAGGGCCGGCACATCTTCGCCAATCTGACCGTGGGCGAGAACCTGCGGCTGGGGGCCGCGACACGACGCGACCCCAAGGGCGTGCGCGGCGATATCGAGCGCTTCCTGGCACTGTTTCCGGTGCTGTCCGAGCGCTACGGCCAAGCGGCCGGCACGCTTTCGGGCGGCGAGCAGCAGATGCTTGCCATCGCCCGCTCTCTGATGTCACGGCCGAAGCTGTTGCTGCTCGACGAGCCATCGCTCGGGCTGGCGCCCAAGATCGTCGTGCAGATCTTCGATTTCATCGGCGAGCTCAAGCGGGAAGGGCTGACGCTGCTGGTGGTCGAGCAGAACGCCAAGCAGGCGCTGCGCTTCGCCGACCGCGTCTACGTCGTCAGCGCCGGCACGCTCCGCTACGACGGGCCGCCGGCCGAGCTTGCCGACGAACATGGCCTCTTCAACCTCTATATTGGCGGGTAG
- a CDS encoding branched-chain amino acid ABC transporter permease, translating into MDYALQQLLNALAFGAEYSLVALGLAVVFSIMGLVNFAHGEIIGVSAYSVLLAAALGLTSPFVAVLLAVAAAALAAVAFERVAFRPVRYAPTTTGLLTAFGVSIVVQNLFMLLISPKPQSVSILNGLNQMWFFGPFAVSSLQVMELIVSGLTILALVLFLNRSTLGLAIRAASRDFATVRLMGIKANRVIATAFAISGALAGIAAVFIIARRGSVSPDLGFSLVLKAFVACVIGGFGSLAGAAAGGMLLGFIEVGLLVALPQEYGGFKDALTYVIIVALLVYRPEGLLGQRVELGDKEI; encoded by the coding sequence ATGGACTATGCCTTGCAGCAGCTTCTCAACGCGCTGGCCTTCGGCGCGGAATATTCGCTGGTCGCGCTCGGCCTGGCGGTGGTGTTCTCGATCATGGGGCTGGTCAATTTCGCGCATGGCGAAATCATCGGCGTCTCGGCCTACAGCGTGCTCCTGGCGGCCGCCCTTGGCCTGACCTCGCCATTCGTGGCCGTGCTGCTTGCCGTCGCCGCCGCCGCCCTTGCGGCGGTCGCCTTTGAACGGGTGGCGTTCCGGCCGGTACGCTACGCGCCGACGACGACAGGACTGCTTACCGCCTTCGGCGTCTCGATCGTCGTGCAGAACCTGTTCATGCTGCTGATTTCGCCCAAGCCGCAGTCGGTCTCGATCCTCAACGGGCTGAACCAGATGTGGTTCTTCGGCCCGTTCGCGGTGTCGTCGCTGCAGGTGATGGAACTCATCGTCTCCGGCCTGACCATTCTGGCGCTGGTGCTCTTCCTCAACCGCTCGACTCTTGGCCTGGCGATCCGCGCGGCATCGCGCGATTTCGCCACGGTGCGGCTGATGGGCATCAAGGCCAACCGGGTGATCGCCACCGCCTTCGCCATTTCGGGCGCGCTGGCCGGCATCGCAGCCGTCTTCATCATCGCGCGGCGCGGCAGCGTCTCGCCCGATCTCGGTTTCAGCCTGGTGTTGAAGGCCTTCGTCGCCTGCGTCATCGGCGGCTTCGGCTCGCTGGCGGGGGCGGCGGCCGGCGGCATGCTGCTGGGCTTCATCGAAGTCGGGCTGCTGGTTGCCTTGCCGCAGGAATATGGGGGCTTCAAGGATGCGCTCACCTACGTGATCATCGTCGCGCTGCTGGTCTACCGGCCAGAAGGCCTGCTCGGCCAGCGGGTCGAACTCGGCGACAAGGAGATCTGA
- a CDS encoding branched-chain amino acid ABC transporter permease encodes MSQVIENTAPPVATVTRPSSALTRSLIGGLVTSLPVLAIGLAILGFAPTYYTYLALGAFVNLIVVVGLQVFMGNSNIANLGHSAFVGLGAYGVAILSTPLAMKKLSIPNAPFGFATLQLDPVSSALIALIVVGIVAAISGKVISRLSGVAATIVSLALLIIVHSVFLNWTDLFKGNQAFFGIPKVVGLPWMLVFSVVVIVLARLFKDSRWGLQLRASAQSPQAAAALGIDAKKLRLMSWVLSALICGLAGVLYAYFAGTISPKLFYFQMIFNTLAMLILGGMATVTGAVTGVIVLSVGLEFIRSIESGVTIGSVQLPQLLGLSGVALGVVIVLCMAFRPSGISGRYELDELLSRFFRRNAK; translated from the coding sequence GTGTCGCAGGTAATAGAAAACACCGCGCCCCCCGTCGCCACCGTGACGCGGCCCAGCAGCGCCCTGACGCGCTCGCTGATCGGCGGGCTGGTGACGTCGCTGCCGGTGCTGGCGATCGGGCTGGCGATCCTCGGCTTCGCGCCGACCTACTACACCTATCTGGCGCTCGGCGCCTTCGTGAACCTGATCGTCGTCGTCGGCCTGCAAGTGTTCATGGGCAACTCCAACATCGCCAATCTCGGCCACAGCGCCTTTGTCGGCCTTGGCGCCTATGGCGTCGCGATTCTCTCGACACCGCTGGCGATGAAAAAGCTGTCGATCCCCAACGCGCCGTTCGGCTTCGCAACCCTGCAGCTCGACCCGGTGTCCTCCGCGTTGATCGCTCTCATTGTGGTCGGCATCGTCGCCGCTATCAGCGGCAAGGTCATCAGCCGCTTGTCAGGTGTCGCCGCAACCATCGTCAGCCTGGCGCTGCTGATCATCGTCCATTCGGTGTTTCTCAACTGGACGGATCTGTTCAAGGGCAACCAAGCCTTCTTCGGCATTCCAAAAGTGGTCGGCCTGCCCTGGATGCTGGTGTTCTCGGTGGTGGTGATCGTATTGGCACGGCTGTTCAAGGACAGCCGCTGGGGGCTGCAGCTGAGGGCCAGCGCCCAGAGCCCGCAAGCCGCCGCCGCACTCGGCATCGACGCGAAGAAGCTGCGGCTGATGTCGTGGGTGCTGTCGGCGCTGATCTGCGGCCTTGCCGGCGTGCTCTATGCCTATTTCGCCGGCACGATCAGCCCGAAGCTCTTCTACTTCCAGATGATCTTCAACACGCTGGCGATGCTGATCCTGGGCGGCATGGCCACGGTGACGGGCGCGGTGACCGGCGTGATCGTGCTTTCGGTCGGGCTCGAATTCATCCGCAGCATCGAATCCGGCGTGACGATCGGCAGTGTCCAGCTGCCGCAATTGCTCGGCCTGTCCGGTGTGGCGCTCGGCGTCGTCATCGTGCTGTGCATGGCGTTCCGGCCAAGCGGCATCAGCGGCCGCTACGAGCTCGACGAACTGCTATCGCGATTTTTTCGGCGCAACGCGAAATAG